The Halobacterium hubeiense genome contains the following window.
CCCCACTGGGGCGCGAGCGAGAGCGCGCCCGCACGAAGAGAGCCAACCAGCCGCGCGCGGCGTCCTGCCGAGCGCTGCGTGGCCGACCAGCGGGAGGCCACGAGCTAGCGAGCGGGGAGTGCGTGCTCGACCAGCGGGAGAGCACGGAACGGCGAACGGCGACCACCGGGAGCCGTGAGCAAAGCGACCCGCGAGCAGCGAGGCAGGGCTTGGAAGACGAACGGAGTGAGTCTTCCAGCGACCCGCCCGGAGCGAGCGACCAGCGGAGAAAGCGTGGGGGTGAGCAGCCACGCCGCGCAGCCCCCGCGCTTTCCCGCTGGCGTCGGGGGCACATGCACTTTAGCCCGGAACGGGCGCGGGTGGTGCGGAGAGCGCCCGCACGCCCGGAATGGTCGGTCGCGAGCGACGCGGAGGGCGGAACGCGGCGAGCGGGGCGGGCCGCTACGTGCACACCTGTCCAGCCGACCGCGACACGCGGCGTTCCAGCTACCGGCCTGACGGACGCAGAAAGGGCGAGGCCGCCTCGGCAACCGGGAGACTGCGTCTCCCGAGCTCGCGGCGAAAAGCGCCGCGAACGTCCCCCGCCCCCGCAAGCACCGCAGCCACGAGGCGCTACGCGCCTCGCTTTGTGAGCACAACATCGAGCCGGCCGCATGCCAGGGGCCGCATGTATTTCATCGTGCCGCGAGCGCTCACCGTCGACGACCGTGCTCGGCTACCAGCTCTCTGAGTGCTCGAATACCGTACTGTTCAGCCCGCACGACCGCCTCAAGATATCGGACTGCGCGTTGCAAGTGCTCGTCCGAGGTGCCGAACGAGGGTAGCGGCGGCCTGTACGGCAGGACGGCGTCGACGACGGCCGCGTTCGACAACGACGGTTCGTCATGGTTCACGAACTGGTTGACGATCCCCGCGAAAACTGAGCGACAATTCTTTGAGTACCACCCGCGTACCACGAATTATGAGCACGGATACGGGCGACAACGGCGACGGGGACATGGTCAAATTGAACGTCAAAGTCCCGAAACGGCTTCTGGAGGAGATCGACGAACTGGCCGAAGAACTAGAGTACACCAACCGCTCGGAGTTCATCCGTGAGGTGCTGCGCGACACCACGGAGCCGATTCTGACGCCCGGCGCGCAGGACGGCGTCTCGGAGGGCTACGCGGACGTTGCAGCGGGGCGGACGATGTCCACGGACGAGGCCCGCGAACGCCTCGATATCGACGACTGAGGGCTGAACGGTGACTCACGAGGTCGTTCTGACGGAGACGTTGGTCGAAACGCTGGAACAGTTCGAAACCGATGACGTCGAGCGGATCATCAACAAGCTGGAGGACATCGGCGACTTCCCGGACCATTTCCTCGACCGGTTGAAGAACCATCCCGGCTACAAGCTTCGCGTCGGCGACTTCCGAGTCCTGATTGATTGGGACAAGGACAACGAGACGCTGTACGCCATCGACGCCTTCGAGCGGAAGAAGGAGTACCGCGAACTCGGCACGTACCGAGAAGTGTGGGGGAGCTGGAGAGACGACGAGTAGGAGTCAGCGACCCACCGCTGAAGCGGTGGGCTTGTCGGTGGACTCCCGTTCTGCCGACACTGGGGTGTCGGACGCCACGTGACCCGCCTCGGGGGCAAACCCCGAGACACGCGGCCTGCTCCGCCTGTAGAGTCCGCAAAACAAGCCGGTTACTGCAGGGCACAACTCTATCGATCGGAGTATTTTCGGTTATTCGTCATGTGCAAGCTGAAGTGTGAACCACCACGAAACCGATTCGGTAGTAGGGCTTGCTGCCGCGTCTTCGCTGGAAAATCGAACCGTTTCCTCCCACCGATATGTTCCCGGTTGGAGGTAGCCCGACACTTGATAATCGTCCCAAATCTCGTACGCCTTGCTGACAGACTCTCCCGCCTCGTACTGCTTCATAGAGATTGCAAGGCGGATACCCCGACCCTTGAGGTCGGGGAGGAAGCCGACACTCGATGACGCAAATCACACGCAATGGCAAGGCCGACTCCCCACGCTTTAAGAAATACTTTCAAGTATCTCTAATAGCACTAATGAAGTATGGAGGTCGTCCGCAACATCCAGATAAAGCTCGACGTTCCCGAGGACGTTCACAGCGTTCTCGATGAGACGTTCGAGCAATTCCGTCAAGCGGCGCAACACGTCGCTGACGCTGGATGGAGCGGCGACCCCACGGAAATCGAGGACACGAAGAACACGCTCCACGACCAAACCTATTCAGAGGTTCGGGAGCAGACAAGTCTGCAAGCCAGCCTCGCCCAATCCGCTCGCAATCTCGCCGCCGACGCACTCGGCAACTGTAAAGACCGCATCCTCGACGACGGCAAGAAGGCAAGCAAACCAGAGTTTCGAGGTAGTGTCGTCGTGTATAACGAGCGCACCATCACCTACAATGACGACCACGTGACCCTCGCAACCGTGGGCGACCGCGTGACCGCCGAGTTCGTCACGCCCGACGACGAATCAGGGACACCGTTTGCGGAGTACTGGACGGAGGACTGGGAGAAAACCGAGGCCACGCTTCACAAGCGTGACGGGACGTACTACCTCCACGTCGCAGTCGAGAAAGACGTCGAACCCGCTGATTCTGGCAACGATTCGACCGAGAACGGAGTGGTTCTCGGCGTTGACTTGAACGTGGACGGCTCCCTCGCCGTCACCAGCACGGGAGCGTTCCTCGGAAACGCAGACTACCTCAACCACAAGCGTGACGAGTACGAGCGTCGGCGCGGCAATCTCCAACAGACGGGAACTCGCTCCGCACACCTCACCATCAAAAGCATCGGATCACGGTTTGCTCGGTGGAGTGCGGACTATCTCCACTGCGTGTCGAAAGCGATTGTGCAGGAAGCCGTGGAGAACGACTGTACGGCGATTGCGTTCGAGAACCTGACGCATATCCGCGAGCGTATCTCCAACGCCAGTAAGTTCCAGCAGTGGGCGTTCCGCGAACTCCAACGCCACGTCGAATACAAAGCCGAAGAGTACGGAATCGACGTAGACGATGTTGCCCCTGCGTACACATCGCAGCGGTGTAGTCACGGCGAGTGCGGCTTCACGCATGAGGACAACCGTGATGGTGACGAGTTTGAGTGCCTGAAGTGTGGAAAGGAACTGCACGCGGATTACAACGCCGCTCGGAATATCGGGTGGCGGCTTGTCCAGCACTGGCTCAAGTCTGGTGCTGGACGGGCCACCAGTCAACTGGCCCTCAAGTCAGGGACGCTGAACGCGAATGGCGATTACACGCCTTCCGCCTTGCGCGGATAGAGCGGGAGTCCACTGACAAGCCTCGGGGCTTGACCCCGAGGCGGTTGACACGTGGTCAACTGTTCAGCCATCTATGAACCTTCTGCGGGGACAAAGACTGACTTTACGGAAAATTCGAGGCGAAAGCCTCGCCCTTCAGGGCGGGGATGAAGCCGACAAACTCTCTACAACGGACATTATCAAGTAGACCGGCGTCGTACCGTGCGGTAAGACAACTCGCGTAAACTTTCAACAGGAAGACTCGGGGCCGCTTCCCGCTGATACGGACGGTTCCACGCCCACCACCGGTAAACCCGGTGGGGAGTACGTGGTTGAGATTCGTTCGCCGTCCTCATACTACCCCTACCTGTCACTGGAGACGGTCGGCAACGACCGCGCAAACGAGGGGGCGACAGCATACCAAAACACGCCCCGTTCGCGGTTGCACTCCGCCCTCGTCGGCGGAGTACGGTCGATGGCACGACCCGTGTCCGCCCACCGTCCAAAGGTGGGTGGTTGCCCGGTATTCGGACGCCTCGGTTTAGGCGGTATCGGGTACGGCACAAGCGGATACCGCGTCCCTCTCGGACGCTGAATACGCCATACCCTCGTTTCGGGGGCCGACGTGTAGCGCACGAACCCGGTACTCATCCGCCGTGGATGGGGAAGTTGCCTTCGGGGTAGCGTTGGACGGCCCGACGCCCCACGAAGGAATCCTCGCGCTTTAGCGCGGGGAGGATGTCAATGACAGCGGGAGACGCACGTCTACTTACCAGCTCGTTTATCTAGACCGACGGTGAAACGAACCGCTGACTGGACAGATCTGTGACACCCGCAGTTAGCACGCTCCCAGTCGGGGGTGAGCAGCGGCGCCGCGCAACCCCCGTGCTTTCCCGCTGGCACCGAGGGAATATGCACGGTAGCCCGGAATGGCGAGCTTGCTCGCCGCATGCCCGGACTGGGCGGTCGCGAGCGACGCGCGACGCGACCGCTGCGTGGTCGACCCCGGAAGATCACGACAGTGAGCGGGGAGTACCGTGACCCGCAAGCAGGGAGCGCCGCGATGCGAACGGCGACCGTAGGGAGCCGTGAACAAGCGGCGGGCGGCAGCGGCGAGCGGGGCGGGCCGTCACGTACGTACCCGTTCAGCCGGCTACGTCGCTCGGTGAGCCATCGACCGGCCTGGCGGATTCAGAAAGGGGCGAGTCGCCTCAGCCGCCCCCAAGCACCGCAGGCACGAGGCGCACAGCGGCGTTCTCGTGAGCGCAGTGAACGAGAGCCAGCGAGACGTAGTCTCGTGCGGTCGCGGGATGTCGAGCGGCCGAGGGCTTTCGAGGGTCCTCTCCCACCGAATCAGCCTAGCACTCAGTCAGCTGTCGCCGGCGACTAGGTCCTCGATGAACCGGAAGCCGTTCACGAACGTCACCGAGTCACCGTACCCCTCACTCGCGAGCACGGTTTCGGCTCCCTCGCCGGCCGCGATGTCGGTCGTGTAGATGTACACCTCGGTCGCCGTCCCCGCGCTGAGATGCTGGGCAGCCAGGGCGGCGAGGGCGGCGTCTGCACGCTCGACTTCGTCGGCGGGTCGGTCGTCGGCGTTCGCGATGTACCTCTGGACGCCATCCATCACCCGCGAGACGACCGGCTCGGAGAACTCGAGCGGCGCCGCAACCGTCGCCCAGCCCTCGTCGATCGCGGCGTCGACGGTTCTATGGCACTCCTCAACGGGTAACAGGTTCTGGCGCACATCGGTCAGGACAAACAAACTAATTTTCGCTTGAT
Protein-coding sequences here:
- a CDS encoding RNA-guided endonuclease InsQ/TnpB family protein is translated as MEVVRNIQIKLDVPEDVHSVLDETFEQFRQAAQHVADAGWSGDPTEIEDTKNTLHDQTYSEVREQTSLQASLAQSARNLAADALGNCKDRILDDGKKASKPEFRGSVVVYNERTITYNDDHVTLATVGDRVTAEFVTPDDESGTPFAEYWTEDWEKTEATLHKRDGTYYLHVAVEKDVEPADSGNDSTENGVVLGVDLNVDGSLAVTSTGAFLGNADYLNHKRDEYERRRGNLQQTGTRSAHLTIKSIGSRFARWSADYLHCVSKAIVQEAVENDCTAIAFENLTHIRERISNASKFQQWAFRELQRHVEYKAEEYGIDVDDVAPAYTSQRCSHGECGFTHEDNRDGDEFECLKCGKELHADYNAARNIGWRLVQHWLKSGAGRATSQLALKSGTLNANGDYTPSALRG
- a CDS encoding type II toxin-antitoxin system RelE family toxin; translated protein: MTHEVVLTETLVETLEQFETDDVERIINKLEDIGDFPDHFLDRLKNHPGYKLRVGDFRVLIDWDKDNETLYAIDAFERKKEYRELGTYREVWGSWRDDE
- a CDS encoding ribbon-helix-helix domain-containing protein yields the protein MSTDTGDNGDGDMVKLNVKVPKRLLEEIDELAEELEYTNRSEFIREVLRDTTEPILTPGAQDGVSEGYADVAAGRTMSTDEARERLDIDD